A window of the candidate division KSB1 bacterium genome harbors these coding sequences:
- a CDS encoding glycosyl hydrolase-related protein, whose translation MQDVHGPYTIHVVSHTHWDREWRYPFQEFRMLLVDMFDALIKLLETNPEYKYFLLDSQTIPLEDHLAIKPENEPVLRRLVAEGRIQIGPWYTLPDTPEISGESIVRNLLMGTLITEEWEGQKWSGYSPFSFGQSSQMPQIYLGFDLDHMFFYRGNNDRITKHEFIWEAPDGSRIMGMRAVNPYGRANWYVHVYRPVALNKWPFEWDYHWREGQLPFHPCDEELCGFDYWLLEGKHLDKLYLENLPRALAEIKGHAIKGATCDQLLYLDGMDQVNPYPRTPEIIAEANKLNTGDTYIHSSFYDYVQAVKARAKDLKVMRSEFRYTMVDGLWQNLFPGMLCARMYLKQQNRTCELKLQKNADTWAALASLLGMEYPEGLLRLAWKYHLANQSHDSIAGCSVDLVHEDVEYGNRQVRHLADNVTRRALAHIVAKIDNARLPGDAICLVAFNPTQYRRSEVVTAVIDLPEETAARWFTVEDESGAQLPVQFIRSYPFGPIVKNPYEFPIPYKARRVHCAIALSEVPGVGYRSFVIKPQPGRKLNYGSLSPAANVLENEHLRAEIADDGRIDLLCKTSGTTYQGLHYFQDFSDVGDHATQRSADLDEVITSIGAQAEVGKVLDGPLMVQYRVKVTMMLPKDALADGSRRNPERVPFEIVSYVTLKKGSPCLEVRTELTNHVRDHKLLAMFPSGYGAARRSYSETHFDVTERDIHLPDTSTWKEPMLPYYPQYMFCGVQGEGHGLAILNIGLPEYAVFEDEQRSIALTLVRTYRFPIIGADPENVATDETQVMCQCLRPFTFDYAIFPYAGTWEQAGVYEQANRFNLKLRLAQCGRSTGTLPPTLSFLDIQPATLVLSAVKRSSRTDGLIVRVFNPTEEEVKGTITFWRPVRKAQLVKLNEKPIGPAEVAGRSVEVVASKNKIVSVEVWLD comes from the coding sequence ATGCAAGACGTACATGGCCCTTACACCATCCACGTCGTATCCCACACCCATTGGGACCGCGAATGGCGCTACCCGTTCCAGGAGTTCCGCATGCTTCTGGTGGACATGTTCGATGCGCTCATCAAGCTTCTGGAAACCAATCCCGAGTATAAGTACTTTCTGCTGGATTCCCAGACTATTCCTCTGGAAGACCATCTGGCCATCAAGCCGGAAAACGAGCCGGTGCTGCGGCGCCTGGTTGCTGAAGGACGCATCCAGATTGGGCCATGGTACACGCTCCCGGACACGCCGGAAATCAGCGGCGAGTCCATTGTGCGCAATCTGCTCATGGGTACCCTCATCACTGAAGAGTGGGAAGGGCAGAAGTGGTCAGGCTACAGCCCGTTCTCCTTTGGTCAATCCTCGCAAATGCCCCAAATCTACTTAGGGTTCGACCTCGACCACATGTTCTTCTACAGGGGGAACAATGACCGCATCACAAAGCACGAGTTCATTTGGGAAGCGCCAGATGGCAGCAGGATCATGGGCATGCGCGCGGTGAACCCGTACGGGCGCGCCAACTGGTATGTGCATGTCTATCGTCCAGTGGCCCTGAACAAATGGCCGTTTGAATGGGATTACCACTGGCGCGAGGGGCAACTGCCGTTTCATCCCTGCGATGAGGAGCTGTGCGGCTTTGACTACTGGCTTCTGGAAGGAAAACACCTGGACAAGCTGTACCTGGAGAACTTGCCAAGGGCGCTCGCGGAGATAAAGGGTCACGCGATCAAAGGCGCCACCTGCGACCAGCTTCTCTACTTGGACGGCATGGACCAGGTCAATCCCTATCCGCGCACGCCCGAAATTATCGCTGAGGCCAACAAACTCAACACGGGCGATACCTACATCCACAGCTCGTTTTACGACTATGTGCAGGCAGTCAAGGCGCGGGCCAAAGACCTTAAGGTCATGCGTAGCGAGTTTCGCTACACCATGGTGGACGGGCTCTGGCAGAATCTCTTTCCAGGCATGCTGTGCGCCAGGATGTACCTGAAGCAACAGAACCGGACCTGCGAGCTCAAGTTGCAGAAGAACGCCGACACTTGGGCAGCCCTTGCTAGTCTCTTGGGCATGGAGTACCCGGAAGGCCTGCTGCGCCTGGCCTGGAAATATCACCTGGCCAACCAGTCCCACGACAGCATTGCGGGGTGCAGTGTGGACCTGGTGCACGAGGACGTGGAGTACGGCAATCGGCAGGTCCGCCATCTCGCCGACAACGTTACCAGGCGGGCACTGGCGCACATCGTCGCCAAGATTGACAACGCCCGTCTGCCCGGAGACGCCATCTGCCTTGTGGCCTTCAATCCGACGCAATACCGGCGCTCCGAAGTGGTAACCGCAGTGATCGACCTCCCCGAGGAGACTGCAGCCAGATGGTTCACTGTGGAGGACGAGTCAGGCGCTCAGCTTCCCGTGCAGTTCATCCGTTCCTACCCTTTTGGCCCCATCGTCAAGAACCCGTACGAGTTTCCCATCCCGTACAAGGCACGCCGGGTGCATTGCGCCATTGCGCTGAGTGAGGTCCCTGGCGTGGGCTACCGGTCGTTCGTCATCAAGCCACAACCTGGGCGCAAGCTGAACTACGGCAGCCTGTCGCCTGCCGCGAATGTGTTGGAGAATGAACACCTGCGCGCCGAGATTGCCGACGATGGGCGGATTGACCTCCTGTGCAAGACCAGCGGCACGACCTACCAGGGCTTGCACTATTTTCAGGATTTTTCCGATGTGGGTGACCACGCCACGCAGCGGTCGGCCGACCTCGACGAAGTCATCACCAGCATTGGAGCGCAGGCCGAGGTAGGCAAGGTGCTTGACGGCCCGCTCATGGTCCAGTATCGCGTCAAGGTGACGATGATGCTGCCCAAAGACGCCCTTGCCGATGGAAGTCGGCGCAATCCAGAAAGAGTGCCGTTTGAGATTGTCTCGTATGTGACATTGAAGAAGGGCTCGCCTTGCCTGGAGGTGCGAACCGAGCTCACCAACCATGTGCGCGACCACAAGCTGCTGGCCATGTTCCCATCGGGCTATGGCGCCGCGCGAAGGTCCTACTCAGAGACGCACTTTGACGTGACGGAGCGGGACATCCACCTCCCGGACACTTCCACCTGGAAGGAGCCGATGCTGCCGTACTACCCGCAATACATGTTCTGCGGCGTGCAGGGAGAGGGACACGGGCTGGCGATCCTCAACATCGGATTGCCCGAGTATGCCGTTTTCGAGGACGAACAGCGCAGCATTGCCCTCACCTTGGTGCGCACCTACCGCTTCCCCATCATCGGCGCGGACCCGGAGAATGTGGCGACCGACGAGACCCAGGTGATGTGCCAATGCCTGCGACCATTCACCTTCGACTACGCGATCTTTCCCTATGCAGGCACATGGGAGCAAGCCGGCGTGTACGAGCAGGCCAATCGTTTCAACCTCAAACTTCGCCTCGCGCAGTGCGGGCGCAGCACTGGCACGTTGCCCCCGACTCTCAGCTTCCTCGATATCCAGCCGGCCACGCTCGTGCTCTCGGCGGTGAAGAGGTCATCGCGCACAGACGGGCTCATCGTCAGGGTGTTCAATCCCACCGAAGAGGAGGTGAAAGGGACAATCACTTTCTGGCGGCCAGTTCGCAAGGCGCAGCTAGTGAAGCTGAATGAGAAGCCCATAGGCCCAGCCGAGGTGGCCGGAAGAAGTGTGGAGGTGGTGGCCAGCAAGAACAAGATCGTGAGCGTTGAGGTCTGGTTGGACTGA